A stretch of DNA from Borrelia sp. A-FGy1:
GCATTGCTATCTTTTAGATTGCTACCTTTACTATTCATTTCTCTTCTTAACCCAAATTGTCACTTAAAGTCTATTATTGATCTGTATCTCAACTACTTCTTTTGGTTCAAAATGAATTACACCTGCTGATTCCATTGATGCATGAATATATTCACCCTCAGCACCTGAGAATCTCCTGAAGAAAATTTCTGGTATCATTGGGACAAACATAACCTCTGGATTAGGCTCATACAGAACAGGATTTTTAAGTCCTTTAAACACTGAAGTTGCAATATTATGATCATCTTCTAGTGATTTTTTGATCTTGATGTATTGGGGTTCACTGTATAGATCAGCTAGGAGATGCGACAAATCATGCGGGAGCAACAGGTGATAGAATCCATCTAGTTTCTCCTTATATTTTTCAGATTCACGCTTTGCTAGTACAACACTATCATGCAGTGTATACCCACTTGTTACAGAATTTACTTGCATGACAGTTCTGCCTATAAGAGTTGCAATGCCTTGCATGTTAATCTCAGGCTTGCCAAAAATTACTGAATGATACGCATCCTTCATAAGACCAAGCTCAAGATTAGCCTTAACCTCATCTTCTGTAATAGAGCCATACATTAGGTCTTTTAGCGAGATACGCTGCACAGTATCAAACACGTGCATCTTGTATGCCACCTCGTGAAAAGAGATGCTACTTCTTCCTATCTCATTGCTATGATCACCAAAACTTGCTGTTACATTATGCTCAAGAACCGCTTTTCTTGCAACATAATACCCCTGCCTAAGCTCACTTCTGTTTATTATTTTGTATGGAACAAGTTCCTCAAGACCGTCTTTTGCAAGTTGTAATATATCCCCACTATATGCACCACTTGCTTCTGTGAAAATACTTCGACTCATAGTCTTACTCCTATTGCTTGATATTTATTTTCTTTTTATTCTATTTTCATGCACGCTGCTTATGCAAACTTACGCCCTCCGTTAGCCTCATACTCAGGCCCAATTTGGATATCTAGTAAAACTAGCTTCTTGTCCCGAATATCAATGTCTTTAATCCTTCCAACCTGAATCCCACCTTTGCCTTCCTTTACTAACTTTTCTTGCTTTAAAAAAACATAGTCTCCTATCTTAGGATCAGCAAAACTAGTATCAAGCTTTACTACAACCTCACCAAATCTTCTTACTGGAATCATACTTCCTGGATAGTAATCAGAACTCTCATATGAGCTTATATCTGCCTTAAGAAGAGCAAATCCACGAACACTCAAGTTAGCTTGAGCCCCTAAAGCAGCTTTTACTAATACGTCTCCTGCTAGAGTAGACTTACCCGTTGCTAAAACCGCCTCCCCTGCTTTAATAACTGCGGAGCTAATATCAACTATGGCTGTTTCTGTTTGACTAATTCCAGCTTTTAGCTCTCCCCCTGGAACAAATCTTTTCTCTACTTTTGTAAAATCAAAATCAGGCATCACTTACCCCCAATCTAACCTTAAGTTTTTGTGCCTTGGTGTTATTGATAATCTTTCCAACTCCAACCTCTCTTTGTCTGGTGTTAACCATTTGCTTGTATGCTGTAAGCTCTTGTACAAGAAGGCATAGGTTTTCAATCTGAGAGTCAAGGTCTCCAGCTTCATCAACTCTAAATTTAGAAACACTATATTTCCTCTTCATAGCCTCAAGAAAAGCTAGTTTTGCTTCCTTTACACTAGTTGCCTCCTTTATAGTGGAGGGGATATAGTAATCTTGACATTTCTTCTCAAGCTCAGATAGCTTTTGTGAATCTCTGAATGCATCAGCTTCTGCTTGCATACGAGCCTTAGTTAGTGAATTTCTTTCAAGCTCAACTCGCCTGTCAATCTCCTCACGTGGCATCATATCAGGAAGTTTCCTGTAAGCTTCCTTTAGCCTCTTGTACTCCTCTTGTGGAATTGTAATAGTGTTGTCTTTTTGAAAAGAAGAGGGGACAGCAAGTCCAGAGCTTGTATTACCTGCAGACTCTCTTCCCTTTTCTTTAGGACTAGGTTGGCTAAATTCCTTGCTACTTGATGCATCTAGCTCATCACTAGTTTCTTGCTCTTGTGTTTGCATCTAAATCTCCTTTTGTTAAGTTTATAAGCTAAAAATAATTTTACTCTAATTCATAACACCCTCCCTCCCTACTACTCATTTGCTATATAGGCAGCAAATTGTTTTTCAATCTCGGAAAAAAGGTTACTATTGCCTAAAGATTTGGCTTTCTCCAGTAGATCTAGGTATGCTCCTAGAGTGCGGGCATGTTTCTCATCAATGTCTGCTTGCTCCTTCTGGCTAACTGGCTTTATCGCCTTAAAGCTCCAATTTGACTTTAAGTGACATTTTTCTAGTACAGCATTGATAAAGGGGGCTACCATTAATCTTGATATCTGATCAATGTTTAGATAGAATATATCATAATTACTAATACTTGCATCCCCTGCAGGCGATACTGGATATAGGATTTCTTTAGGTATCCCGGAATGAAGTGTTATATCAGATACTATAATCTCAAAGGCATCCCTCAATGGACTAACAGATCTAACTACGTTAGAAACATCATCTTCTCTTCCTAGTATCATCATCTTATGAGAAGCAGCATCAAGAGCCCCATCTACATTACGCTTGATTTCAGCTAAATCATGTGCAGTCATATCTTTTACAGATGGAAGTGTGGCTGATTTTAGAAAAGTGAAATTATTAACACGCAGAAAACAGACTGTTTCTGCTAAAAGCTCACTCATTATTTTACTACTCTTTTTCAAAGAATCAAAATTTAGAAAAGAGGAGCTCATCTTTACTACCCTTGTAGGATGAATATCTTCACGCTTACTATCAAAAGCACACCATACTTGGCCAAATTCTTGAGTTAGCACAGAAAAGTCATCCCGCAATGGTTTACTAGCATCATCTGAATCAGCAATAATTATATGAAAAAAACTCTCACCTGATAGTATTGCCTTATATACCATGTGCTTAATTACTGCTCTAAAATTTTTGTTAAATAAAACATCTAGACCATCTCCCTTGTTGTTGTAAATGTCTCTTGATGCTGCAAACCCAGCGTAAATTTCTGCTACCTGCTCAAAAAGCCTTAGCGAATCTGCACTCTCCTCCGTAGCACTGCTTAGAGGAAACATAGAAAACCTAGCGTTACTCTTCTTCTTTTTCTCTAAAAATTTGAGCCTAAACACAAAAACATCTCCTTCTCTCCTCTTTTAGGCAAAAAGAGAGACTACATTTAGAAAAGCTGGGATATACTCAAGGTCTTGCTGCATCACAAGATTTGTTGAGCTCCCGTCCTGACTTAAAGAAGTCTCATCATAGTAATATTCAGTATTGCTAAATTCAGTAATAACATCTTCTGTTTGCTCTGCCTTAAGCACATACAAATTACTAGGAAGAAGGTAATCTGATAGAGCGTAAAGATTTCTAGCCCTAGCAAGTAATGCCCCTCTACCTAGTTTTGAGAATGCATACTGAAGCTCAGCTCTACTACTTGGAAGAACAAAGGTCCCTCTAAACTGATCTGCCTGACTTGCATAGTCTTGTCTTGTAAGTAAAACTTTGCTTGCGGCATTAGTAACAACTGTTATTGGAAGATAGAGCAGCCTTCCTAGAAGTACTTCAATAAAAACAATTCTATTTCCCCTAACATGAACCCCAGTGTAGAAACTACCTGTTGCTCTTTCTAGGAAAGACGCATCACAAGTTGAGAAATCCTTAATTAGTCTTGCTGTTTGAAAATCAAATTCTTCTCCTAGTACCTCAATTCTATATCCAATATCATTACCATGATATGCAAGCCTTTGCTGAGCAAGCCATGCCTTGACGTTTCCCCCATTTAAAAAAGGATTATCCTTATAAGTTGAGCGGATTACGCATAAGGAAGTGTCTTCTTGGTTTGCTATGTAACGCTTGTAAAGCCAGTGTGAACGTGGTACAGGATTACTAGACATATAAACCCTTCCTCCTTGCTCCCTTAGAGTAGGCAGTAATTTTTCAATATCCTTATCGCTAAACTGATTTGCTTCCTCTATCCACAAGTCCTTGAAGTGTGCATATGATTTAAGGTCAGTCGTATCATGTCCTCCTTCAAACACAAAAGCACGCTTTTTGCCAAAAACTAAATCTTTTGTTTGTATCCTAGCCTTACTAATAGTAAACCTTCGTCTTAGCGAGTAACGGTCTAGTAGTTCTAGTATCTCCTTATGAATTGATTCTAAAGTTTTGTTTTTCTTCTTTCTTATAGCAAGCGTATCTCCACCAAAAGCACTAAACTTTCTCTCAAGATTTACTGTTGCAATATCATATGTTTTGCCCGTCCCTCTACTTGAATAGTAGATGTAAATACTAGCTTCTGGCTTTCTTTTGTAAGCCTCGTGATAAACAGGCAGCCTCTTAAACTCTATCACTCCTTACTCTCCTTTACTAAGAAGTTCTTTTATCTCTTCTTCTGTGTAGGAAGAGCTACTAGTAGAGCTTTTAGTGCAATAGTCAGACTGCAGCACTAACTTTTCTTTATTAATAATATCTAGTATCAAATCCTCAACATCACTCATACCAAGAGTTGCAAAAAACATTCTATATGCGTGAAGGCTTGTTGCTAAGACATTACTATTTGCAAACTCTAGCATACGAGCAAAAAAAGAATACAGAAGTGCTTCTTTTGTATCTGCTGCTCCCTCTAGAGGCGGAAAATGATCTCTTATTAATTCTTTTAGTCTTTCCTTATAATTAAAATCGTTAAAATCGTTACTAATACGCTTCTCCTTTGCTTTACAGGTCATACCTATAAAAACAGGCATATACTAAATTTTTAGGCCTTGTCTCACTTCCATATCTAGTAGAGTAACCCGTGCACTTTCCTGTATCATACGGCAATGAAAATATTGAAATATGGCTTCCTGTTTCTAGATTAACAACAAACTTGTATCTTCCCTCCCTCCAATACCAACTACTCTCTCTTGGAAGGTTACTGTAAGACTTTATTAACTTGCCTTGCCCAGAAAATTTATAGTCCCTCCTGTTAACTTCATGGTTATGATCCCTAAACTGGTCTTCCTGAGTTGACCCAAGAGTGTTGTAATTTAGGGGGCCATAATGCCGCAAGAATCTTCCAGCTAAATCTGGTGCATTACTTATTCCTAATACTCGTCTTGCATAGCACCCAGAAGGAAGACTTCTTCCATCTGGCAAGCAAAACTTACCAGTGTCACTAAATGCAGATATAAGTCTGGCACTATTTAGCTTTGAGCCTTGGCTAGTAAACTCTAGTGTTAGTGCACCAATAGGAGTTTTTTTGATGAAAAACTTAATCATATATTTTAAATGAGCATCTAGATCGTCCTCAAGAATAGGTTCTTCTCTACTAACAGGATACTGACATCTTTCTTTTGTGCTCTTTTTATCACACACTGAAAAAGTATGCTTGTCCTCTATATAAATAGGTTCCCCAAGATCACCAGTGTATGCGTTAGCTTCCGCCTGACTGCCGCAAGCAAACTGCACACAAATACGCTCAGCCTCAAGTCTACGCTTAATATCTTTAAAATCACTATTACTTATTCCCATTTCCAAAGCCTCCCTTTTCACTAAAAGTCATACCTGTAAAAACAAACATATGCTAAATTTTTAGGCCTTGTCTCTTCCCCAACTCTAACACCTCCCCTCTCTCTAACATGCCCTGTCTTATCTGGGAAGTCAAACGACCAGATCTTTTCAGAAAGAGTCATGTTATATACAAACTTCAGGTTACCTCTTGTCCAATCTCCAGACCGACTTAGCGTATAATACTTATCAACAAGCCACCCGCTAAAATTAAGGGCATCATCATCTTCCCTAAAGTCATGAATGTGGTCTTGAAACTGGTCTTCCTGAGTTGATCCAATGCTTCTATTTGAATCAACAGATCCATTTCTATCATAGTGCCTCAAAAATCTTCCAGCTAGATCTGGTGCATAGCTTATCCCGAACTTTCGTCTTACATAGCAACTAGAAGGTAGGCTTCTTCCATCTGGCAAGCAAAACTTACCAGTATCTTCAAAAGCATCTATGAGTCTGCTTCTTGTAAGAGTAGATCCTTCTTTAGCAAAAGCAGCCGTTAGAAAAGCAGGATATGTATTATCAAGTGCTGTCTCAACTAAATGTGCAAGATATCCTTCTATATTGTCCTCTACCTTAGGCTCTCCCCCCCTAGATACAGGATAATATATTCGTCCCTGGCTTGATTTTCCATTACAAACAGCAAAAGCCTCCTTGTCTTCTACATAAATAGCCTCTCCTGGTCGACCAATATAAGACTCAGCATCAGCAGAATTCCCAACGCCAAACTGAAACTTGACATTCTCAGCTTGCAGCCTCTGCTTTATCTCTTTATAGTCCTCATCACTTATACCCAATTATGCTACCTCCTCTTCTTTTATATCTGTAGTGTTTAAAGAATAGATGCTAGCATCAAGAAACCTAAGACTAGATGCTGCAACACTACTTCGCCTAGCCTTAACTAGAGCTGTCTTGTTTTGCCTAAATATATCTCTTATAAGCAAATCTTGAGTCATGCTAGAAAGCCCTACTTCATTTTCAGTAAAAGTGTTGCCTAAAAGCTTTGCTTGCAAAACATCAACAAGATGCAAAGCAACCCCAAGATTACTACTAAACTCTACTCCCTCAACTCTTACGCTAGAAAATCCTTCTAGCCTTATAGCATCCCTATTCTCCTTAAACTCGCCTCCTCTAAGTAAAACGTTACTTCCTGATAAGATTGAAGGTTTTCTATTTCTTAGAACAAAAATATTTATAATATTAATGTTGCTAACTCCTTTAATGTCTAGGGAACGCGAAGTATCACTAAACTTCACATTTTCAAGTAAAATTTTTTCTACCCTTTCTGTCTGCAAAGCAGCTCCAAGATTACAACTAAACCGCATGTCTTTAAGATACACAAAAGAAGCACCTACTGAATAAATAGAGGCACGCTTCTCTTCTTGAGTCCCATATACTGAGCAAAGTCTAAGCGTAGTGTTTGCTGCAAACCTGAGATTGCTAAGATACTCTTCTAGTGGCTTCTCTTGCTCACTAATGCGTCCCGCTGATATAAAAAGAACACTCTTAGCAGTCTGGCATATAGCAAATCCAGACATTTTAAAAGATTTATTTGCATAAAACATATTCTTAGCAAATCCAGCACTTCTAAAAAAGACACCCTCTTTCCCTCTAAGCTCAAAATTGTTAATAACTAGAGGTGCATAAATATAAAAATCACCAGCTAGCAGCCTAATCCTATTAACCCCAACTTCCTTTCCAAACTGCATTGCTTGACCCAGTATGTCCTCATCTTTAAACCCCGTTGCTCTAAAATGAGGCACCTCTTGCCGTTCTTTAGAATGTTGCTCTTGCTCTGCAACTTCTTCTTCTGCACTATAATTAAAAGGAGCAACTACTACCTCGTAAATAGATGTGGTCCTATCTAGAAGACCTATGTGTGCTGAAGTTGTAATATAATCATAATGAGAGTAATCTCCCCAGGTTAAGGCCTCATATTCAAAAAAGCGTTTTTGCATATCAAACCGCGATATTTTTTTTGATAAAATCAAGAAAAAGTGTTCTAGCTCTTCTTCCTCTATTCTAAGTCGAACAAAATCAGTAAGTTCTAGCTCTTGAGATGACCTAAAATTTACTATCGTATGACCTTTAACCCTTAAATTCGTTAGAAAATCAAAAAGCCTTACTGCAGAGTTTGCATCAAAAATGAATCTTGTAGCATACTCTGCTCTTTTTGCGTAATAAGAGGATGCATTATCTGTTTGTAGTACGTTTTTTACAGTTGTGTAAAACACGTCGCCGTAAATATCAAAGTAATATATGTATCTTGAGCCTTGGCTACTTGAAGTATTTTTAAACCAGATTCTTGCTTTAGTTGGATAGTACTCCTCATGAACTAGCCTTATACTAGAATCAGCACTAAACCTTGCCTCAAGATTACTGGTCCAAATTATTGCCAAGTTTTCATTTACAGCATACTTATCATGCCATACCTCGCGGCGTGTAAAATCCCATTTATAGGCAGTATCAAACCAACTAGGATCATATTCCTGAAATACAAAATTACCAACCTTGTCAGCAAAATCTGGATATACAACTCCCTTTTGCAGCACAGCAACATACAAGCTCCCACCTGATCCTGCAACACTGATTGGGGCAGAGTAAAGAGGTCTCTTTTTACTTATCCCCTCTTCTTTGCTTTGAAATTTTCCCTCTCTCCAAATAATTCTATTTGAATCATAGCTACTAGCACTACTTTTGGACAAGACATAGCTTCCAGAATCAATATTGCAAATCTCTATCTCCTGCTTTACTACCTCAGATTTCCATATAGGAAGTACTACTAATTTGCCTGCTCCTGTAAAAGTATATGCATATCCAAATTCGTATAGCAGAGCAGATATAATAGTCTCAACTTCTTCCCCCTCATCAATAATTACAGCAGGCACTCGATCAAGAATAGCCTCAGATGCCTCCTCATCAACTAGATCAGCAAGCTTAGTGTGTTCTAAAATCAAATGCAGCACTGATTGATCCTTAATGAAGGGATTGTAAACATAAAGCCAGTCTGCTAGATATGCAACTGGAAACTGAACAGGCCTTTGGAAAGAAAACCTAAGCAAGCTAGAGTAATCATTTACAGTAAAACTTATGCCCTTACTAAGATCTAGCACTTCTCTTGTAAAAAATTTCTCTAGAATACCTTTAAACAAAGGCTTCCTGCCTTCATGCACTTCTACAAAAACATCATCTTTTCTGAAAAACAAAAAATTTAAAAATTCTCCTGATAAGCCGTAGGATGTAAACCTAAACACACTTGATGCTGTCTTTAAAGTTGGATCTACTATTTTTCGCTCTAGAGTTACACTTGCAATATCAGTATAGGGTGTAAGATCAAATATTTGACCCTCATCAGTAAAAAGGATTATATCAAGCTCACTAGCACAACTAGCCTCAAAATCATCTTCTCTCTCTTCTTCTTCTGCTTCTGCTTCTTCCCTAGATACTCCACCAACTAGAACAGCATCCTCTGGCATAGCTTGACTACTGCCCTCTTCTTCCTGCTCCTCCTCTACATTCTCTTCTTCTTCTTTAAAAGAAGCCAAAGATAGAGTATCTTCACTTTCCTTATTAAAAATACTATCCTCTACTTTCTCTTCTTCTTGGTAAAACACCTATCTTGGCCCCTTATAACCCAAACCAGAATATTTGTGGTATAAATACAATGCTATGGGTCTGTTTTTGTCTATGTACCTCTTAAAGTACTTAATCCTATTAGAAATACCAGACTTCCCAGATCCAAAAGTATAGCTAGCATCAAACTCTTCAAACTGAACTCTATCTTCAAAAGGATAGTGTGCGGAAATATACTTGCTAGCATCAACAAGCCAAGAGTAAAGGTAAAGGCAATAATCATACAAAGCAGCCTCATCTTTCCTCAAACTTACAACTTCATCTCTGTTAAGCAGTACCGGAGGATCAGCTAGACTTGCAATACTAGCACAAGAGAATAGCAAGAAAAACAATAAAGATATGCTTGTGCCTCTCAAGTGTAAGAAGAATCTGTCTTTAAAGCTAAGCATACCTATTCCCCCTCTCTTATACTCTTTAGTGCCTCTCTTGCTGCTTCTGCTCGCTTTCTGATATACTCCTCATACCCTTCCCAGTCATCTTCAGCAAAACTACCTGCCTTATGTATTATCCTTCTAACTTTCTCTAATTTGGAAAAAATGCGTTTCTTAGCGGCACTAACCTCATTTGCTCTTACAATCTCTTCTTTAATTAATGCGATATAGCTAAGAACAGCATTTGTTAGCACAAGCCCTTGTTTTACAATATCTGCATTTCCCCCAAGCTGACTTGCTAACCCCTCTTGTGCTAGAGCTGCATCAAGTATCTTGCCTACGTCTTTTATAACACTCATAAATTAAAATCTCCTTTTTTATTTTTTAAGAATTAACTTTACTTCATGCTAATTCTGCCCTTAGCCCCCTAAACTCATTCTTGTAAAAAGCAAGCCTTTCTCTTACTCCAGCAACAAGACTCTTATCAAGAAGTTTAAATACACGCAGACTTGACAACATGCCAACCTCTACTGCTCTAGATCTACCAAGAGAGTCCCATACAACCTCACCCAAAGAATCTCCTAGCACAACAAAATGATACATATCACTCTCTTTGTCTTTGTACTGCCCAATAACTAGATCACTCTCTTCTACCTTGTAAGAGACCTCGTAATGTTTACTCCTGTAGCAAAGATGCTCATCAAGACCAAGATTTGCTAAAATTAGATCTGGATCCTCTACATAAGAATTTTGCTCCCTAAGCCCACCAGCATTAGAAAAACTTTTATATAAAAGATCGACTTCAAACTTATCAAAGCACTTCTCAACCTTATCCTTAATTTCCTTCACAACTAGTCCTATAAACAGGATGCACAAAAAGTAGCATCCATATTTTGCAATAACTGGATTGTTATCACTAAAACTATGCTGCAGGGGCAATACAAGCCTATGTTTTGCACTCTCAACTATTCTCTTGCACTCAACTGCTATTTCTGCTACTCCCCTACATGCTCCCTCTAGCATTTCTGACCTATACTTTTTGATGAAATACTCCTTTAGCAGATTGTAAAAAAATTTATATGCTGCCCTGTAAAGGCTAGCTAACTTATACTTCATACCTCTCCCTCTTTTTTTCCCATTAATAAATTTTTTGAAGCTAAAATCTCTTCTTTAAAAGAAGAAGTAACTTATTCTCGCTTTGCTAAAATATCAACTAACTCTGCATTTATTGTCATTTGAAGTTTTGTAACAAAACTAAGTACTTCTTTTTTAAAGACTCAAATTCAGCCTCAATTCTTCTCTTAAGACCAGTCATCTCCTGATCTAATTCAGACAACTTTACGCTAAAAGACTCCAGCTTCCCCTTGATACTGCTCATATCTTCATCTAGAAAAGAAACCCCCCTAACTTCTTTTACTATCTCTCTTCTAAACTCTGCTAGCAGCCCTTCAAAAGCATACTTAGCGTATGTTCCAAGTCCTGATATTGCAACTAGCATTACTGCAGTTATGCTTCCAATAATACCTACTCTTTTTCTAGCACTACTCAATCACATAACCCCCCAAAGCCTCTTATGATAAACATGAAGCGTCATTTCTGCTAAAAACGATAGGAGATAGACAAAAATGAAGCTCCCTGTTCTGTTTTTCAAGGTCTATTAATGATTTGATGAAATTCAAATTACAAATTCATTGCCTATAAAGATTAGATCAAATAATGCAAAAGTCAATAATAAAATGCATTTTATATTTTTGCTATAAATACTATTTGAGTTAAAATGCTTAAAAAAACTTTTATAAATTAAATTTTATGTTTATAATAAAAATAAATTATATTTTATAAATATTACTTTATAAAATATATATTTATAAATATTGAATTTATTTATTATTAATAAATATTAAATAAATTCAAAAAGGAGAGGCTAATAATGATAGAAATTCAAAATATCAAACTATATAAAGTAAGTGAAATAGTTGAGATTCTAAAAAATGAGTACGATTTTAAAACCAATCTCCCAAATCTAACCGGAAAAATAACCAAATTAAATTGTTTTATTGCTTACCAAGGCAAGCGTCTTATTCCAGAAGATATTATCTGCTATTTGTGTCAAAGGCTGAATAGCAAACCTGATGAAAGGAAAAAGATTAAAAAAGCTATTGATGAGCAAATGGAGCATGTAAGAGAGATTATAGAAAAGCATGAAGAGAAAATCCAGCAGCAAGATAAACAAAATATTGCTTTCTTTGTATCACTTCACGAATCAATGCAAAAAAGCGTAGAAGAAAAAGCAAGAAGAAACTTAAAAGGAGAATTTCAAAAAAAAATAATAGAAAAAGTAGAAAACTTAAAAATATCACTGAAAAAAGAATTAGATGAAAATATAGTCAATACGCTAAAAGAAGAGCTTAGTAAAGCTAGCCAAAGAGAAGATGCGGCTAGAACAAGAGAAGATTCCCTACAGAGGGAACTTAAAGAGGCTAGAGAGGAACTTAAGGAGGCTAGAGCAAGAGAAAATGACTTGCTTAGCGAGCTTAGAAGAAGAGACGAGAAGGCTTGCCAAAGAGAAGATGCGGCTAGAACAAGAGAAGATGATTTGCTTATCGAGCTTAGAAGGAAAGATGAGGATGCTAAGGCAAGAGAAGATGCCCTATGGGGAGAGCTTAAAAAGACTAGAGAAAGAGAAGACGCTTTACGAGAAGATATTAAAAGCAAAGATGAGCAGATTAGATACTTACTTTCTCTTATGAAAAATAAAAATAGCGAAGAAAAAAAACTAGAGATAAGATAAACAAAATAAATAAATATCTAATCTACACTAGAAAGCTAGAAAAGCCAAATAAGACTCTTTACAGGATATTTAGGCTTGCTAAAGATTACTAGCAGTTCACGTCTACTTTATAAGCTTAAATTAAAATGATTAATTTTTAATTTAAGCTTATTTGTATAACCAAAATATCATTATCAATATATAATATTTGTTGACAAAGTGATGCAAATAATGTAGTATGATAAGCTGTAAAACAAGCAAATTTTGGAGAGGGGAAAACCTTTGCTAAATACAAAATAGAACTATTAAAGAAATAAGAGAAGGTATTTATATAAAAAAAAGACAGTCCAACTAGGACTTGTAAACTAGTCAGACTAATGCTTTTTTTTATATAATAATAAATAAAAAAAGTCTTATTTAGCAGGTAGAGCTATTAAGACTTTAAGAAGCGGTGTAGGCAACTACAAAATCAAACCCTATACCGCACAAAGGATAGTTAAATGATAACAGAAAATAAGATAAAAAACAAGAAAAACCACCAAAAAGCAGCAGCAGCAGCAAAGAAAGCACTATTGAAAGAACTAATTAGAGCAAATAAGGGCAAGAATAAAAAAATTTGTAGTGAGATTACAATTTATCAAGTTAAGGCAATGATAGAGAAGAAATTCTTGCGTATTTCAAGAATGTGTAAACTATACTGGGCAATAAATACTAAAAATGAGCAGTATAAGTCTTTTACAGAGCAATATTCTGCTAAAGATATTCTTGCTTTAACTAATTCTTTGCTAAAGAAAGATAACGAGAAGACAGTATGTAGTAGAACAATACAAAAAGATATTAAGTTGATGAACAAAATAGGACTACTTAAAACAGAAACTATAAGATTTGGCACTAAAAGAGGAAGTCTTTCTTTTTATGTTCAAAACAAGTATTTAGCTTGTAAGTACAAGGAAATAATACAAATTGAATTAGTTACTATTCTTAAAGAAGAACTAGTGGATAAAATAATTATTGGTGATCTTGATAAGCAGATAGCAAAAGTAAAGTTTGATAAAGAGAAATCACTAAGGTTATTAAAGGAAGTAGAGAAGAAGAGAAGTGAGGAAGAAGATAAAGAGAGTGAAGAGGAGAGTAAAAAAGAAAGAAGCGAAATAGATAAGGAAGAAAAGTTAAGCTCAAATTCGCATGTGGAGATCGGGCATCTTTTAAAAACTAATAGTAACTATACATATATAAAGAATTCTAAAGAAATGCCTTTA
This window harbors:
- a CDS encoding terminase, which gives rise to MQTQEQETSDELDASSSKEFSQPSPKEKGRESAGNTSSGLAVPSSFQKDNTITIPQEEYKRLKEAYRKLPDMMPREEIDRRVELERNSLTKARMQAEADAFRDSQKLSELEKKCQDYYIPSTIKEATSVKEAKLAFLEAMKRKYSVSKFRVDEAGDLDSQIENLCLLVQELTAYKQMVNTRQREVGVGKIINNTKAQKLKVRLGVSDA
- a CDS encoding anti-CBASS Acb1 family protein — encoded protein: MFRLKFLEKKKKSNARFSMFPLSSATEESADSLRLFEQVAEIYAGFAASRDIYNNKGDGLDVLFNKNFRAVIKHMVYKAILSGESFFHIIIADSDDASKPLRDDFSVLTQEFGQVWCAFDSKREDIHPTRVVKMSSSFLNFDSLKKSSKIMSELLAETVCFLRVNNFTFLKSATLPSVKDMTAHDLAEIKRNVDGALDAASHKMMILGREDDVSNVVRSVSPLRDAFEIIVSDITLHSGIPKEILYPVSPAGDASISNYDIFYLNIDQISRLMVAPFINAVLEKCHLKSNWSFKAIKPVSQKEQADIDEKHARTLGAYLDLLEKAKSLGNSNLFSEIEKQFAAYIANE
- a CDS encoding PBSX family phage terminase large subunit, with amino-acid sequence MIEFKRLPVYHEAYKRKPEASIYIYYSSRGTGKTYDIATVNLERKFSAFGGDTLAIRKKKNKTLESIHKEILELLDRYSLRRRFTISKARIQTKDLVFGKKRAFVFEGGHDTTDLKSYAHFKDLWIEEANQFSDKDIEKLLPTLREQGGRVYMSSNPVPRSHWLYKRYIANQEDTSLCVIRSTYKDNPFLNGGNVKAWLAQQRLAYHGNDIGYRIEVLGEEFDFQTARLIKDFSTCDASFLERATGSFYTGVHVRGNRIVFIEVLLGRLLYLPITVVTNAASKVLLTRQDYASQADQFRGTFVLPSSRAELQYAFSKLGRGALLARARNLYALSDYLLPSNLYVLKAEQTEDVITEFSNTEYYYDETSLSQDGSSTNLVMQQDLEYIPAFLNVVSLFA
- a CDS encoding right-handed parallel beta-helix repeat-containing protein, whose protein sequence is MFYQEEEKVEDSIFNKESEDTLSLASFKEEEENVEEEQEEEGSSQAMPEDAVLVGGVSREEAEAEEEEREDDFEASCASELDIILFTDEGQIFDLTPYTDIASVTLERKIVDPTLKTASSVFRFTSYGLSGEFLNFLFFRKDDVFVEVHEGRKPLFKGILEKFFTREVLDLSKGISFTVNDYSSLLRFSFQRPVQFPVAYLADWLYVYNPFIKDQSVLHLILEHTKLADLVDEEASEAILDRVPAVIIDEGEEVETIISALLYEFGYAYTFTGAGKLVVLPIWKSEVVKQEIEICNIDSGSYVLSKSSASSYDSNRIIWREGKFQSKEEGISKKRPLYSAPISVAGSGGSLYVAVLQKGVVYPDFADKVGNFVFQEYDPSWFDTAYKWDFTRREVWHDKYAVNENLAIIWTSNLEARFSADSSIRLVHEEYYPTKARIWFKNTSSSQGSRYIYYFDIYGDVFYTTVKNVLQTDNASSYYAKRAEYATRFIFDANSAVRLFDFLTNLRVKGHTIVNFRSSQELELTDFVRLRIEEEELEHFFLILSKKISRFDMQKRFFEYEALTWGDYSHYDYITTSAHIGLLDRTTSIYEVVVAPFNYSAEEEVAEQEQHSKERQEVPHFRATGFKDEDILGQAMQFGKEVGVNRIRLLAGDFYIYAPLVINNFELRGKEGVFFRSAGFAKNMFYANKSFKMSGFAICQTAKSVLFISAGRISEQEKPLEEYLSNLRFAANTTLRLCSVYGTQEEKRASIYSVGASFVYLKDMRFSCNLGAALQTERVEKILLENVKFSDTSRSLDIKGVSNINIINIFVLRNRKPSILSGSNVLLRGGEFKENRDAIRLEGFSSVRVEGVEFSSNLGVALHLVDVLQAKLLGNTFTENEVGLSSMTQDLLIRDIFRQNKTALVKARRSSVAASSLRFLDASIYSLNTTDIKEEEVA
- a CDS encoding BBA14 family lipoprotein → MLSFKDRFFLHLRGTSISLLFFLLFSCASIASLADPPVLLNRDEVVSLRKDEAALYDYCLYLYSWLVDASKYISAHYPFEDRVQFEEFDASYTFGSGKSGISNRIKYFKRYIDKNRPIALYLYHKYSGLGYKGPR